The following nucleotide sequence is from Dunckerocampus dactyliophorus isolate RoL2022-P2 chromosome 7, RoL_Ddac_1.1, whole genome shotgun sequence.
TGAAATACCAGTGTGGCTGAAAGTGAAGAAAGACGAACCACATGAAGAATGAATCATTAAGAGCGAGTAGCGATACAGTATTTAATACCGACTCCAAAAAAGAATCTGAATCAATCcaatcttttattttatttgggagtTTGGAAATGACTTTAGGGGAAGTCCTTGAAGAAGAAGTGACGCAACATGTTTGTCTGCTTCAACATCCTGGAAGTTCCATGCCAGCCTTTGGCTAAGATGTTATGATCTGCTGTGATGCCCCCTGCGTCTGGCATGGTCCTTCTCTGCACACCTGCACCCAATTATCATTCACTGCCTCTTATTGGCTGGGAAGCTAGCCTTGCTAAAGAGACACTTCCTGAATAGCGAGCGGTTGTGCAACAGCCCGCGGGGGGCAATGTCCTCCACCAGGGGCGAACAAGGTGGTGTGGCGCCTGCTGAGGTGAATCCGTCCGCCTCGCTGGTGCCTCTCTTTGTTTGGACACGAGATTCGTGCTGATAGGCCCCCTGCCAGGGGGAGATGGGTCCAAACGTTCACGCATGGACACCAAGACACCCCCACGTTATTCGGCACACTCCCCAATGGCAGCCAGTGCAAGACGTGCAGCAACGACTGATGTTCACGATGGTTAGTCATAGGGTAATAATACACCAGCATGCCATCATTACCTCCCCCAAGGACACTTCTGTGTACATTTTGACACATTCTGTATAACCtttagaaaacatttttatcattCAGGGAGTCACTAGACACCCGACTTGACGAGACGAGAGGAGATTTGAACATGAACTTTAGGTCAGGTGCAATAAGAAAGTATGACTGACACACAAACTTTGATTTAACggcgtcacaaaacaatgctggtgcgttttgaaatgtttactgtccCACAAATTCACACTAAACACTTTAGGGGACCAAATAAACCAGTAATCATAATGTGTGATGATAATGCAGTATGTCATTTCTCAGTGTTGTAAAGGTGTGTATTTTCTCACACACAACGGGTGCTCTTTAACATTTGCAGCACTTCTTGTGAGATGAGATTACGTGTGAAAGCATAGCTGGGTGTAGCGTGCTTACGAATTGAATCTAACCTATGAAGTTGATGGTGTATGAATTCTGAAGGCATCATGGTGCGTCTGCTGTCGGATGCAGGTAGTCGGCTGCAGTGCAGCTGTACCTAATCAAGCGTCTGTTCCAGCAAAAGAACATTTTGTCACGATAACGTCGCCTTTCCTGAGTCACGTGACCAACACGCCGCCATGTAAAAACAGGCTTTGAAGTATGACAGAgaccctctgtgtgtgtgtgtgtgtgtgtgtgtgtgtttgtgtacggTGATGCAACCACGGCCAGCGAGGTTATCGGTGAGCGAGACAGGCTGGCGCACGGCGGCATGTTTCTTTGGCTAATTGAGTCACCGCTGGCAATTTATGAGGCCTTTTAAGGTGTAATGAGAATTCAAACGCCCGCTGATTTTATCTGCAGTTTATCAGCcaacccccccaaccccccatttttgttatttcattGCCACTATTattgatttttgcatttatctGCTGGCCCGCTTTCTTCCTGCAGCGCAGCCTCACGGGTTAATTCATCTTCAGGTGATTAATCTTCAGGTGTTTATTACACTTTGTCAGCGATAGGAGAAAATAAAATGATCCTTTTAGatttgttttgatttgtttgCATCTTATTGTGCTCAAATGCCACTCTGGCCTCTTTGGTATGTAGACATGCATTGTCAACGTGCACGTCACGTGTATCTGACCCACACATCGTGGAAAGGTAATCGATGATGGAACTAAAAGTTCTTCTTGGCATCCATACATAGACCCCGTTATGTGTTTTCAAGGCGACCAATTAGGACCCCAAGTACCTTAGTACAGTATGTTCCAGGTATATTAGGACCCTGGGGGTGGGTGGCACACCTTAGTACAGTATGTTCCAGTTATATTAGGACCCTGGGGGTGGGTGGCACACCTTAGTACAGTATGTTCCAGGTATATTAGGACCCCGGGGGTGGGTGGCACACCTTAGTACAGTATGTTCCAGGTATATTAGGACCCCGGGGGTGGGTGGCACACCTTAGTACAGTATGTTCCAGGTATATTAGGACCCCGGGGGTGGGTGGCACACCTTAGTACAGTATGTTCCAGGTATATTAGGACCCTGGGGGTAGTTGGCACACCTTAGTACAGTATGTTCCAGGTATATTAGGACCCCGGGGTGGGTGGCACACCTTAGTACAGTATGTTCCAGGTCTATTAGGACCCCGGGGGTGGTTGGCACACCTTAGTACAGTATGTTCCAGGTATATTAGGACCCCGGGGGTGGTTGGCACACCTTAGTACAGTATGTTCCAAGTATATTAGGACCCCGGGGGTGGGTGGCACACCTTAGTACAGTATGTTCCAGGTATATTAGGACCCTGGGGGTGGGTGGCATACTAGTGTAAGTCATGATACATAAGATGCTAAATAACGGTGTCGTGTAAGGAAGTCAATGAGTGAAATCCACTTTGCAAAGAATGATTGCCAATCAGCACAAAGCGGAGTGAGGAGGTCAAAACTTTCCCCCATGGTGGCGTTAGGTAACATCTGTCAGGAATGGGCCTTGCCGCCCCTCCCTCGGCTGCGAGATGACGTAACAGCGGGTGTGTATAAATACCAGCGAGGCTCACAGCGGCAATGCAGGAAGGACGAGCCCTCTGAGGCCACTGGACCACAGGAAGACACCCACTGGAACCGGACTGTCCCTGCAGCTGACCTGAAGACAGCGTGGTGCTCGGCTGTGACACCGACACCCCCTGCCAACATTTAAGAAGCCccccactactactactactactactaaccaTGAAGGCATTTAGCATTGCAGCTGCAGTGACACTCGTGCTCGCCTTTCTTTGCATCCTGGACAGCTGTGCAGTCCCTTTCAACGGGGTAAGAATGTCCCTTGTTTGCATGTGGTTGTTTTAGCGCTTGGCGGGCTGTAAATGTGGTCGTACCAACGCAGGGGCAGCAGATGGAGGAGGCAGGAGGTGACACTCCACTTGCAGCGCTTCCAGACGTGCCAGGGGAGCCTTGGATGGTGCGGAGCAGCCAATGAGTGAACATAAATGCTTAGTTTTTCGGCTGGCTTACGCCTCCTGTCCTTGTTCACAGATGCCGTATCACGTGCGGCAGCGGCGCCAGAGCAACCTGTCGCTGTGTCGCTGGTGCTGCAACTGCTGCCAGGCCTACAAGGGATGCGGCTTCTGCTGCAGGTACTGAAAAGATGGCGGCGGCGGAAAACCGACCAAGAAGTTAATTTATTACGCTTTGCACGCACGACTGAGCCCTGcagatgtttttatttcattttggttGCAAAAGAGTCGCTAAGAAACAGTATTTATTTGATATGTTTTGTAAGCTCAGTCATGTTGCTTTTCTTTGTAAACGAATAAACCACGGAAGCATGATGACCATTATTGCATTATTGTGTTTCGTATCACAAGGTGT
It contains:
- the hamp gene encoding hepcidin-1 — translated: MKAFSIAAAVTLVLAFLCILDSCAVPFNGGQQMEEAGGDTPLAALPDVPGEPWMMPYHVRQRRQSNLSLCRWCCNCCQAYKGCGFCCRY